In Blastopirellula sp. J2-11, a single genomic region encodes these proteins:
- a CDS encoding helix-turn-helix domain-containing protein: MKVFTTGQVAKICKVAPRTVSKWFDSGRLKGYRIPGSQDRRIPREYLIKFLKEHGMPLGDLEDEAMAKCLIVAQDQVLVENLRRELPPEKSFKVAVAASGFEAGIQAEGFHPDCIIVDFSIGRVEALQICQNLRRNIDFSETILIALLPDDGNPMSFDRSTINETFKKPFDAALLAERLRTLIGAKKELV; this comes from the coding sequence ATGAAGGTCTTCACAACAGGACAGGTCGCGAAGATCTGTAAAGTGGCCCCGCGCACGGTAAGCAAGTGGTTCGATTCGGGCCGTCTTAAAGGTTACCGGATTCCGGGGTCGCAAGACCGCAGAATTCCGCGGGAATACTTGATTAAGTTTTTGAAAGAGCACGGGATGCCCTTGGGCGACCTCGAAGACGAGGCCATGGCCAAGTGTTTGATCGTCGCTCAAGATCAGGTCTTGGTCGAGAACTTGCGTCGTGAACTGCCGCCCGAAAAATCGTTCAAGGTCGCTGTGGCCGCGAGTGGTTTTGAAGCCGGTATTCAAGCCGAAGGTTTTCACCCTGACTGCATCATCGTCGATTTTTCGATCGGTCGAGTCGAAGCGTTGCAGATTTGCCAAAATCTGCGTCGCAACATCGACTTCTCCGAAACGATCCTCATCGCCTTGTTGCCCGATGACGGCAACCCGATGAGCTTCGATCGCTCGACGATCAATGAAACCTTTAAGAAGCCGTTCGATGCCGCATTGCTGGCTGAGCGCCTTCGCACGCTGATTGGCGCCAAAAAAGAATTGGTCTAG
- the smc gene encoding chromosome segregation protein SMC, which produces MLKALELVGFKSFADKTRFEFPPGITVVVGPNGSGKSNIVDAIKWALGEQSAKSLRGKEMADVIFKGAASGARKAMNSAEATIVFDNSEGQLAIDSPEVHVSRRVYRSGEAEYLINRHPCRLRDVRDLCSGTGVGADAYAIIEQGKVDTLLQASARDRRAIFEEAAGISRFKAKKVETQRRLERVDQNLLRLADIVDEVEGRLKSVRAQAGKAQRYREYSQRLQDLRVSVGLVDWRSLSARLEEYEVELSQLRDESASLTQAVQASEEQSTALEAESRTLSEGMAQAEGDLSRAEQRVATLSAASNMQYRQLHELTSDVASRRERVSRLKSAEASLTIDVESIRGLLDAARLQYDTVVEELHSVEETAADLESGVEQLRKDREVRRQRHVELLKEASSLENSIGAIEAEVAAAQRRSSEVGEQYSEICGLIASQQQELANFEEEGARVAIDLQRKQDRLDVTQDRLSRQRDDLRVRQEALSTLQHRRAAIHERAKVLDELEKRYEGLNAGVKEVLSRARDEKEYHFRSVAGLVADVFQVDVQIATLIEIALGDAAHYVVLRDSGLVDAIEDGTVHFPGRVGLIELASCLPRVGEEDEEKLAEDGDVRGRADRFVETAAEFTPLVNQLLGDAWIVTDLAAARRLQRQYPRRRFVAETGEMLEADGRIYVGPRANASGIISRRSELRSLRDQLADLDEELAGGRSEIAALQDEIAEADDELRSAIDEHREASLMQSEHRARLASVQQQLEHLARDQHRSGQEQEAIRRQIEDGDSRLQAVRHSLAEKQRETADLERAADDDHAKAAMLESERAQVGQQATSLKIELAKSEQQVGSLGQQAKQTEQALVEKSQAITENRERLLAEQTQYQTLEREILSANGELAHLFLVREQRYREVHSGRVRRRTIETQRAEITAEAQRMRRELDEIAQRVHRKELAGGDLRHERGTLASRLLEDYGIEISKFVDKQDVEPIEDRQAVDEEIAELRRKVTNIGAVNVDALQELDELEQRFAHLSGQLTDLTEAKQSLEKIIHKINADSRRLFEETLATVRDNFRQLFRKVFGGGSADIILEEGVDVLEAGVDIVVTPPGKNTLHISLLSGGERALTAVTLLLAIFQFRPSPFCILDEVDGPLDEANIGRFVDVLKGFLDWTRFVIVTHSKATMAAASTLYGVTMQESGVSKRVSVQFDDVSEDGEISQAAVERDSGDAQVA; this is translated from the coding sequence ATGCTGAAGGCGCTCGAACTTGTCGGATTCAAAAGCTTCGCCGACAAAACGCGGTTCGAGTTCCCCCCCGGAATTACGGTGGTGGTTGGCCCCAATGGTTCCGGTAAGTCGAATATCGTCGATGCGATCAAGTGGGCTTTAGGCGAACAAAGCGCAAAAAGTCTCCGCGGCAAAGAGATGGCGGATGTCATCTTCAAAGGCGCCGCGTCTGGGGCTCGCAAGGCGATGAACTCAGCCGAAGCGACCATCGTCTTTGATAATAGCGAAGGCCAGTTGGCGATCGATTCGCCCGAAGTCCATGTCTCCCGGCGCGTCTATCGCAGCGGCGAAGCCGAATATCTGATCAATCGCCATCCTTGCCGTCTTCGTGATGTCCGCGATCTCTGCAGCGGTACCGGAGTTGGCGCTGACGCCTATGCGATCATCGAGCAAGGGAAGGTCGATACGCTGTTGCAAGCGTCGGCCCGCGATCGCCGCGCCATCTTTGAAGAAGCGGCCGGCATCAGCCGCTTCAAAGCGAAAAAGGTGGAAACGCAGCGCCGGTTGGAGCGTGTCGATCAAAACCTGCTTCGTTTGGCCGACATCGTGGACGAAGTCGAAGGACGCCTGAAAAGCGTTCGCGCCCAGGCCGGCAAGGCGCAGCGTTATCGTGAATATAGTCAACGCCTGCAAGACTTGCGGGTTAGCGTCGGTTTGGTCGACTGGCGATCGTTGTCGGCTCGGCTGGAAGAATACGAAGTCGAGTTATCGCAACTGCGCGACGAGTCCGCCTCGTTGACGCAAGCGGTGCAAGCATCGGAAGAACAGAGTACGGCGCTCGAAGCGGAATCACGCACGCTCAGCGAAGGAATGGCCCAGGCCGAAGGGGATCTGTCGCGGGCCGAGCAGCGTGTTGCAACCCTTTCCGCCGCCTCGAACATGCAATATCGCCAATTGCATGAACTGACCAGCGATGTCGCGAGTCGTCGAGAGCGGGTCTCACGCCTGAAGTCGGCCGAAGCCTCGCTGACGATCGACGTCGAGTCGATCCGCGGCCTCTTAGACGCCGCTCGCTTGCAGTACGACACCGTGGTAGAAGAACTGCATAGCGTCGAAGAGACCGCCGCCGATCTAGAGTCAGGCGTCGAACAGCTTCGCAAAGATCGGGAAGTGCGCCGGCAGCGGCACGTCGAGTTGCTCAAAGAAGCTTCGAGCTTGGAAAACTCGATCGGTGCGATTGAAGCCGAAGTCGCCGCCGCTCAACGACGTTCCAGCGAAGTGGGTGAGCAATATAGCGAGATTTGCGGCTTGATCGCGAGTCAGCAGCAAGAACTGGCCAATTTTGAAGAAGAAGGCGCCCGCGTCGCGATCGACTTGCAACGCAAGCAAGATCGTCTGGACGTAACGCAAGATCGCCTAAGCCGGCAGCGTGACGACCTGCGTGTACGCCAGGAAGCGTTATCGACCCTGCAGCATCGCCGCGCCGCGATTCACGAACGAGCCAAAGTGCTCGACGAACTAGAGAAGCGGTACGAGGGGCTCAACGCTGGCGTCAAAGAAGTGCTCTCACGCGCTCGCGACGAAAAGGAATATCACTTCCGCTCGGTCGCCGGCTTGGTTGCCGACGTCTTTCAGGTCGATGTGCAAATCGCGACGCTGATTGAAATCGCGTTGGGGGACGCCGCGCACTATGTCGTGCTGCGTGACAGCGGGCTGGTCGATGCGATTGAAGACGGAACTGTCCATTTTCCGGGTCGCGTCGGACTGATCGAGCTAGCGAGCTGTCTGCCGCGGGTTGGCGAAGAGGACGAAGAGAAACTGGCCGAAGATGGCGATGTCCGCGGACGGGCCGATCGGTTTGTCGAAACGGCCGCAGAATTTACGCCGCTCGTGAACCAACTGCTTGGCGACGCGTGGATTGTGACTGATCTGGCGGCCGCTCGACGCTTGCAACGGCAATACCCACGTCGTCGCTTTGTTGCTGAGACCGGCGAAATGCTGGAAGCGGATGGACGCATCTATGTCGGGCCGCGAGCCAATGCGTCCGGAATTATATCGCGTCGTAGCGAACTGCGCTCGCTCCGTGATCAATTGGCCGATCTGGACGAAGAGCTTGCAGGCGGGCGCAGCGAAATCGCCGCTTTGCAAGATGAAATTGCCGAAGCCGACGATGAGCTACGCAGCGCGATCGACGAACATCGAGAAGCGAGCCTGATGCAGTCAGAGCATCGCGCTCGACTTGCTTCGGTGCAACAGCAGCTAGAACATCTGGCGCGCGATCAGCACCGCAGCGGTCAGGAGCAGGAAGCGATTCGTCGCCAAATCGAAGATGGGGACTCTCGTCTGCAGGCGGTTCGTCATTCACTGGCGGAAAAGCAGCGCGAAACCGCTGACTTGGAAAGAGCTGCCGATGACGATCACGCCAAAGCGGCGATGCTCGAGAGCGAGCGAGCCCAGGTCGGACAGCAAGCGACCAGCCTGAAGATTGAATTGGCGAAAAGCGAGCAACAAGTTGGCTCGCTCGGACAACAAGCGAAACAGACCGAGCAGGCGCTGGTCGAAAAATCGCAGGCCATTACGGAAAACCGTGAACGGCTATTGGCCGAGCAGACGCAGTATCAGACGCTGGAGCGGGAGATCCTGTCCGCCAACGGCGAACTGGCCCATTTGTTTCTGGTTCGCGAGCAACGCTATCGTGAGGTCCACTCTGGCCGCGTGCGTCGTCGCACGATCGAAACGCAGCGAGCCGAGATCACCGCCGAAGCGCAGCGCATGCGGCGTGAACTGGACGAAATTGCCCAGCGCGTCCATCGCAAAGAACTCGCCGGCGGCGATCTGCGTCACGAACGAGGGACGCTAGCGTCGCGACTGCTAGAAGATTACGGCATCGAGATCAGCAAGTTTGTCGACAAGCAGGATGTCGAGCCGATCGAAGATCGCCAGGCGGTCGACGAAGAGATCGCCGAGTTGCGCCGCAAGGTGACCAACATCGGCGCCGTTAACGTGGACGCACTGCAAGAACTGGATGAATTGGAGCAGCGTTTCGCCCACCTGTCCGGTCAGTTGACCGATTTAACCGAAGCGAAGCAATCGCTAGAAAAGATCATTCACAAGATCAACGCCGACAGTCGTCGGCTGTTTGAAGAGACGCTGGCGACGGTGCGTGACAACTTCCGGCAACTCTTTCGCAAGGTTTTCGGCGGCGGTTCGGCGGATATCATTTTGGAAGAAGGAGTCGACGTGCTGGAAGCTGGCGTCGATATCGTCGTGACACCGCCGGGTAAAAACACGTTGCATATTTCGCTGCTGAGCGGCGGCGAGCGCGCTTTGACGGCGGTGACGCTGTTGCTAGCCATATTTCAGTTTCGCCCTAGTCCTTTCTGTATTTTGGACGAAGTCGACGGTCCACTCGATGAAGCGAACATTGGACGCTTCGTTGACGTCCTTAAGGGGTTCCTTGACTGGACGCGGTTTGTGATCGTAACGCACTCCAAAGCGACGATGGCGGCGGCCTCGACGTTGTATGGGGTGACGATGCAAGAGTCTGGCGTGTCGAAACGGGTCTCGGTGCAGTTCGATGACGTCAGCGAAGACGGCGAGATTTCGCAAGCGGCGGTCGAGCGCGACAGCGGTGACGCGCAGGTTGCATGA
- a CDS encoding HEAT repeat domain-containing protein: MTIRALQSRSRPLTILLLAGGLLVSPGCVSWFHEEDVAIVDESPAEWELSRVVGDLTVPVGLQVAKIQGVSMVTGLDNTGSDPPPSPLQEALLNEMRIRKIAKPNTELASPRTSLVVAEAYIEPGARVGQRVDIRVLTSRDSETTSLVDGWMLETSLSESAVLEGRLRKGETFVRGHGAILTDNIREGRDDSEILLKRGVILGGGILKKDRPIGLAMRADNVSVQASARVGQSINSRFFSYQNGGGKTGVANPLDDKKIELRVHPKYFENVPRFLRVVRYIPIGDTTEERLQRIQNAEAELMIPESSEAGAMKLEALGKDSLDSLKKGLASKSPLVRFCAAEALAYLDDPAAIPTLTEAARSQSEFRHRAYIAFGTLDDLTVIDELEGLLHCESAEARYGAFDTLLEKTGKAPIIRGVDMKGKFIFHPIRSKASPLVHFRLSERPEVVVFGDNIPVRTDAILLMPKGLTITGTTDGKVKVTRVVAGRENRSFVCEPTVTELIKGIVDADGDYPEVMKVIYSLKQQGAIDARVEADSLAHNDRVYFLEREEDSDSDYADDEMLEEEAVTEDAEAAESEEIAASEKSGDKSWWRFW; this comes from the coding sequence ATGACTATTCGGGCATTACAATCTCGTTCTCGACCACTCACGATCTTACTGCTTGCCGGCGGTTTGCTCGTTTCGCCGGGGTGCGTTTCGTGGTTTCACGAAGAGGATGTGGCCATTGTGGACGAATCGCCCGCCGAGTGGGAACTCTCGCGCGTGGTGGGTGATCTAACCGTCCCTGTCGGACTGCAGGTAGCCAAGATTCAAGGCGTGTCGATGGTGACCGGCCTCGACAACACCGGCAGCGATCCGCCGCCGTCTCCCCTGCAAGAGGCGCTGCTGAATGAGATGCGGATTCGCAAGATCGCCAAGCCCAACACCGAACTTGCGTCGCCGCGAACTTCGCTGGTGGTCGCCGAAGCGTATATCGAGCCGGGCGCTCGCGTTGGTCAGCGTGTCGATATTCGCGTGCTGACTTCGCGTGATTCTGAGACGACCAGCCTGGTCGATGGCTGGATGCTGGAAACCTCGTTGTCCGAATCGGCCGTTTTAGAAGGTCGTTTGCGGAAGGGGGAGACGTTCGTTCGCGGCCACGGCGCCATTTTGACCGACAATATCCGCGAAGGCCGAGACGATTCCGAGATTCTACTCAAACGGGGCGTGATCCTCGGTGGCGGCATCCTCAAGAAAGATCGTCCGATCGGACTAGCGATGCGTGCTGACAATGTGTCGGTTCAGGCCAGTGCTCGGGTCGGGCAGTCGATCAACTCCCGTTTCTTCAGCTATCAAAACGGAGGCGGCAAGACCGGGGTCGCCAATCCGTTAGACGACAAAAAGATCGAACTCCGCGTTCATCCCAAATACTTTGAAAATGTCCCCCGTTTCCTGCGTGTCGTTCGCTATATTCCGATCGGCGACACGACCGAAGAACGCTTGCAACGCATCCAAAACGCCGAAGCCGAGTTGATGATTCCCGAATCCTCAGAAGCCGGAGCGATGAAGTTGGAAGCGCTAGGCAAGGATTCGCTCGATTCGTTGAAGAAGGGGCTTGCATCGAAAAGTCCGCTGGTCCGCTTCTGCGCGGCCGAAGCGCTGGCTTACTTGGATGATCCCGCGGCGATCCCCACGCTGACCGAAGCGGCGCGCAGTCAAAGCGAATTTCGCCATCGCGCCTATATCGCTTTCGGGACGCTTGACGATTTGACGGTGATCGACGAATTAGAAGGCTTGCTTCACTGCGAAAGCGCCGAAGCTCGCTACGGTGCGTTCGACACGCTGCTAGAGAAAACCGGCAAAGCGCCGATCATTCGCGGCGTCGACATGAAAGGGAAGTTTATCTTCCACCCGATCCGCTCCAAAGCGTCACCGCTGGTTCACTTTCGCTTGAGCGAACGCCCCGAAGTGGTCGTCTTTGGCGACAATATCCCGGTCCGGACGGACGCGATTTTGCTGATGCCCAAGGGGTTGACCATCACCGGCACGACCGACGGCAAGGTCAAGGTGACCCGCGTTGTCGCCGGTCGCGAGAATCGCTCGTTTGTCTGCGAGCCGACGGTCACCGAACTGATCAAAGGGATTGTCGACGCCGACGGCGATTATCCCGAAGTGATGAAGGTTATCTACAGCTTGAAGCAGCAAGGCGCCATCGACGCTCGGGTAGAGGCCGATTCGCTGGCTCATAACGATCGGGTCTATTTTCTGGAACGTGAGGAAGATAGCGATTCCGACTATGCGGATGACGAAATGTTGGAAGAAGAAGCGGTTACAGAGGATGCGGAAGCCGCTGAGTCGGAAGAAATTGCCGCCAGTGAGAAATCAGGCGACAAAAGTTGGTGGCGGTTTTGGTAA
- the yidD gene encoding membrane protein insertion efficiency factor YidD, with protein sequence MSGFAFLWQAADGLLAESMIFAVRLYQFFLSPIFGRQCIYQPTCSHYFIGAVQKYGPFTGAARGAWRICRCHPFSRGGYDPP encoded by the coding sequence ATGAGCGGATTCGCGTTCTTGTGGCAGGCGGCGGATGGTTTGCTAGCGGAATCGATGATCTTCGCGGTGCGGCTCTATCAGTTCTTTCTCAGTCCGATTTTTGGCCGGCAGTGTATTTACCAACCTACCTGTAGTCACTATTTTATCGGCGCGGTCCAAAAGTACGGACCGTTCACCGGCGCCGCCCGCGGAGCATGGAGAATCTGCCGCTGTCATCCGTTTAGTCGTGGTGGGTACGATCCTCCATAA
- the rnpA gene encoding ribonuclease P protein component, with amino-acid sequence MSSRGEHQFGKEKRLLRTAQFDQVFAGKCSAADGILVVYIAQNDHLGPRIGLVVSKKVGNAVRRNRWKRRLREAFRIQQARLPENCDLIVIPRAAIEPPLERLCRSLVETARRARKKLGQRGAKG; translated from the coding sequence ATGAGCAGCCGGGGAGAACATCAATTTGGCAAGGAAAAGCGACTGCTGCGAACCGCCCAGTTTGATCAGGTCTTCGCCGGCAAATGTTCAGCGGCCGACGGTATTTTGGTCGTCTACATCGCCCAGAATGACCATCTTGGTCCGCGGATCGGCTTGGTCGTCTCGAAAAAAGTAGGGAACGCTGTCCGCCGCAATCGTTGGAAGCGGCGCCTGCGCGAAGCGTTTCGCATTCAGCAGGCGCGCCTGCCGGAGAACTGCGATTTGATCGTGATTCCCCGCGCGGCGATCGAACCGCCGCTCGAACGGCTTTGCCGCAGCCTAGTCGAGACAGCGCGTCGAGCACGCAAAAAATTAGGTCAGCGAGGCGCCAAAGGATGA
- a CDS encoding J domain-containing protein → MPEDLYKTLGVPRSSTAEEIQKAYRKLAQKYHPDLNPDDKKAHERFKEIQNAYDVLGDTEKRTKYDQFGHGFEQMGGGPQGGAWRRPGGAGGAGEEFDFSDIFGGGGEASGGFSDIFRQFTGGGGRRARSAPIRGSDLHHEVTVPFHTAVEGGEVLLSVRRGNSVETISAQIPAGIEDGKKIRLRGQGEPGPGGGPAGDILINVHIDSHRCFVRNGKNLEVKVPITLEEAALGGKIDVPTPHGTITLTVPPNSSSGKRLRIRGQGVKPKSGEPGDLYAELQIKMPPQLDEQAQEMIRELGKLYADDPRKDLTW, encoded by the coding sequence ATGCCAGAAGATCTCTACAAAACCTTAGGCGTCCCACGCTCGTCCACCGCTGAAGAAATTCAGAAGGCGTATCGCAAACTCGCCCAGAAGTATCACCCTGACCTCAATCCAGACGATAAAAAGGCCCACGAGCGATTTAAGGAGATCCAGAACGCCTACGACGTGCTGGGAGATACCGAAAAGCGGACCAAGTACGATCAATTTGGCCACGGCTTTGAGCAGATGGGCGGAGGCCCCCAAGGGGGAGCTTGGCGGCGTCCCGGTGGCGCCGGCGGCGCTGGCGAAGAGTTCGACTTCAGCGACATTTTTGGGGGCGGCGGAGAAGCGAGCGGCGGATTCTCCGATATTTTTCGCCAATTTACCGGCGGAGGAGGACGACGCGCTCGCTCGGCGCCGATTCGCGGCTCTGATCTGCACCATGAAGTAACGGTTCCTTTTCATACCGCTGTCGAAGGGGGCGAGGTCCTACTAAGCGTGCGCCGCGGCAACAGCGTCGAAACGATTTCGGCCCAAATTCCTGCTGGGATCGAAGATGGGAAGAAAATTCGACTTCGCGGGCAAGGCGAGCCCGGTCCCGGCGGCGGACCTGCCGGGGACATTTTGATCAATGTGCATATCGATTCGCACCGCTGCTTTGTTCGCAACGGCAAGAATCTGGAAGTGAAAGTCCCGATCACGCTCGAAGAAGCGGCGCTCGGTGGAAAAATCGATGTTCCGACTCCGCATGGTACGATCACGCTGACCGTTCCCCCCAACTCTTCCAGCGGCAAACGTCTGCGGATTCGGGGCCAAGGGGTCAAGCCAAAGTCAGGCGAGCCCGGCGATCTGTACGCCGAACTGCAAATCAAAATGCCGCCGCAATTGGATGAGCAGGCCCAAGAGATGATTCGGGAACTGGGCAAGCTGTACGCTGATGACCCGCGCAAAGATCTGACTTGGTGA
- a CDS encoding MarR family winged helix-turn-helix transcriptional regulator — protein MPFCRDNSLSFQLGVAMRRVARLYTEELAPFQLTPPQLYLLTCLEQNAGCKPREIARSICVDASSITSLLDRSEQAGLIERQADPADRRSLQIFLTDQGRQRLATVAQTVESLNHRIRDELLSPFNDDQIDLFLAMLRGIGKDA, from the coding sequence ATGCCTTTTTGTCGCGACAACTCGCTCTCGTTTCAGCTCGGCGTGGCGATGCGCCGCGTCGCGCGGCTCTATACGGAAGAACTCGCTCCCTTCCAACTGACTCCGCCGCAGCTCTATTTGCTGACTTGCCTAGAACAAAACGCAGGGTGCAAACCGCGAGAAATCGCGCGTTCGATCTGCGTCGACGCCAGCAGCATCACCAGCTTGCTCGACCGCAGCGAACAAGCGGGGCTGATCGAGCGCCAGGCTGATCCCGCCGATCGCCGGTCGCTGCAGATCTTTTTGACCGACCAGGGGCGTCAACGCTTAGCGACCGTCGCGCAAACGGTGGAATCGTTAAACCACCGCATCCGGGACGAATTGCTGTCCCCATTTAACGACGATCAGATCGACTTGTTTCTCGCAATGCTCCGCGGCATCGGAAAAGATGCGTAG
- a CDS encoding DinB family protein, whose product MTPKERLRKRLTTARAFTERLFEDFHSPEEWTQQVCDQTNHALWIAGHLALTDNFFLTQIAPDQAEPRDEYQTLFGVGSQPVADPAHYPAVADVLEYLRDRRALLLAVFDALDEEAMSTPTPDGSPDFLNDIGAVFETAVWHEGMHTGQLSVVRRSLGHEPVNAPQPQA is encoded by the coding sequence ATGACCCCGAAAGAACGACTACGGAAGCGATTGACGACGGCTCGGGCTTTTACAGAGCGGTTGTTCGAAGATTTTCACTCGCCGGAAGAATGGACGCAGCAGGTCTGCGATCAGACGAACCATGCGCTTTGGATTGCCGGGCATTTAGCGCTGACCGACAATTTCTTCTTGACGCAGATTGCACCTGACCAAGCGGAGCCTCGCGACGAATATCAGACGCTGTTCGGAGTCGGATCGCAGCCGGTGGCCGATCCTGCACACTATCCGGCGGTAGCGGACGTGTTGGAATACTTACGCGATCGCCGCGCTCTGCTGCTGGCGGTATTTGACGCGCTGGACGAAGAAGCGATGTCGACGCCGACTCCGGATGGATCGCCCGATTTTCTCAACGATATCGGCGCCGTCTTTGAAACTGCCGTCTGGCACGAAGGCATGCACACCGGGCAATTGTCGGTCGTGCGGCGTTCGCTGGGGCACGAGCCGGTCAACGCACCGCAGCCGCAAGCGTAA
- a CDS encoding metal-dependent transcriptional regulator — protein MHNLTIENYVKAIYQVCARADKDAASTGELATALSVSPGTVTSMLKTLSEAGLAEYMKYEGVSLTPSGRTLALRVLRRHRLIELFLVRTLDLTWDEVHEEAEHMEHAVSDLLVDRIDDFLGYPDTDPHGDPIPRADGSMVSVDSKKLTKWDAAQPFRLIRVMDQTSDFLRYLTEESLAPGCEGKIIAFRAEAGVLTIEVEGRQTTLGLDAAEKLLVSALT, from the coding sequence GTGCACAATCTGACGATAGAGAATTACGTAAAAGCGATCTACCAGGTCTGCGCCCGTGCTGACAAAGACGCCGCGTCGACCGGAGAACTAGCGACAGCGCTCTCCGTTTCGCCAGGCACGGTCACAAGCATGCTCAAAACTTTGAGCGAAGCGGGACTTGCGGAGTACATGAAGTACGAAGGGGTGAGCCTAACGCCGTCCGGCCGCACGTTGGCGCTGCGCGTGCTGCGTCGACACCGTCTGATCGAACTCTTTCTGGTCCGCACGCTCGATCTGACCTGGGACGAAGTCCACGAAGAGGCTGAGCACATGGAGCATGCGGTCAGTGACCTGCTGGTCGATCGGATCGACGATTTTTTGGGGTATCCCGACACCGACCCCCATGGCGATCCAATTCCTCGAGCCGACGGCAGTATGGTGAGCGTCGACTCAAAAAAATTGACCAAATGGGACGCGGCCCAGCCGTTTCGTTTGATCCGAGTGATGGATCAAACGTCTGATTTTTTGCGATATTTAACCGAAGAATCGCTCGCGCCCGGCTGCGAAGGCAAAATCATTGCATTTCGAGCCGAAGCCGGAGTTCTGACGATCGAAGTCGAAGGCCGTCAGACGACGTTGGGGTTAGACGCCGCCGAAAAGCTGTTGGTCTCGGCCCTGACGTAG
- the mch gene encoding methenyltetrahydromethanopterin cyclohydrolase, with the protein MNLNQRAWAAAQAIVDQPEQFQAIVTQSRCGVQILDLGVNATGGGEAGLKMAEVCLAGLGEVRFTPGQLPGVPLDVLVQTDQPVIACMGSQYAGWKVQQGDYFAMASGAMRACADKEPLIAELGFAESAEVAVGVLETAQIPPDEVCAELAKQCSVEPQQLRLLVARTASRAGHVQIVARSVETALHKLHELRFDLRKIVRAEGTAPLPPLSANDVQGIGRTNDAILYGGQVTLWVEANDDEIASIGPQIPSSSSPAYGTPFEKILRDAKFDFYQIDPMLFSPAQVTFIPTKTNKRHVFGKTSEELLRESFGV; encoded by the coding sequence TTGAACCTGAACCAACGCGCTTGGGCCGCAGCACAGGCAATTGTCGACCAGCCAGAGCAGTTTCAAGCGATCGTCACCCAAAGCCGTTGCGGCGTGCAGATATTGGACCTGGGAGTCAACGCGACCGGCGGAGGCGAAGCAGGACTCAAAATGGCGGAAGTCTGTCTGGCCGGATTGGGGGAAGTTCGTTTTACGCCGGGTCAACTGCCGGGCGTTCCGCTCGATGTCCTGGTCCAAACCGATCAACCGGTCATCGCTTGCATGGGTTCGCAATACGCCGGTTGGAAAGTACAGCAAGGGGACTACTTTGCGATGGCTTCGGGTGCGATGCGGGCCTGCGCCGATAAAGAACCGCTGATCGCCGAACTCGGATTTGCAGAATCGGCCGAGGTCGCCGTCGGCGTATTAGAAACGGCGCAAATTCCACCGGATGAGGTTTGCGCCGAACTGGCGAAACAATGCAGCGTCGAACCGCAACAGTTGCGACTGTTGGTCGCGCGTACCGCGAGTCGAGCAGGCCATGTGCAAATCGTCGCGCGAAGCGTCGAAACAGCGTTGCACAAATTACACGAACTTCGTTTTGATCTGCGTAAAATCGTGCGTGCCGAAGGAACAGCGCCGCTGCCGCCGCTGTCAGCCAACGACGTACAAGGAATCGGCCGCACGAACGACGCGATTTTATACGGCGGACAGGTTACTTTATGGGTCGAAGCGAATGACGACGAAATCGCCAGCATCGGCCCTCAAATCCCGAGCAGCAGTTCGCCGGCGTACGGAACGCCGTTTGAGAAGATCTTGCGCGACGCCAAGTTCGATTTCTACCAGATTGACCCGATGCTCTTCAGTCCCGCCCAGGTGACCTTCATCCCAACCAAGACTAACAAACGGCATGTCTTCGGCAAAACGTCGGAAGAGCTGTTGCGCGAGAGTTTCGGCGTTTAG